In the genome of Bryobacteraceae bacterium, one region contains:
- the eutM gene encoding ethanolamine utilization microcompartment protein EutM, whose translation MGEALGMIETRGLVAMIEASDAMVKAAKVTLVGWEKIGSGYVTALVRGDVAAVRAATDAGAAAARRVGELISVHVIPRPHPSLEDVLPIGKASK comes from the coding sequence ATGGGCGAAGCATTGGGAATGATCGAGACACGCGGCCTGGTGGCGATGATCGAAGCCTCCGACGCGATGGTGAAGGCCGCCAAGGTGACGCTGGTGGGCTGGGAGAAGATCGGATCCGGATACGTGACGGCGCTGGTTCGCGGCGACGTGGCGGCGGTGCGGGCGGCCACCGATGCAGGCGCGGCGGCGGCGCGGCGCGTGGGTGAATTGATCTCCGTGCACGTGATTCCGCGTCCGCATCCGAGCCTGGAAGACGTGCTGCCGATCGGCAAGGCGAGCAAGTAG
- a CDS encoding SBBP repeat-containing protein: MNSVGKRHRLPQAASIAVVAIASLVLVSGSLSPEEKKCLEILCQPADVFANIFAVWFTGVDCSATSSSSGSSTPFSLEANIGQADPRYGYLARGPGYYLFLDGPEAVFDARNADGTSVGVIRMSLDGHKTPESRVEPLDYVGPIHYLHGSDPSRWLTGVPRYAALRYHDVYPGVDLVYYQSAQADGRGPGPGKKLGDSTAPGESVVRESLRRSGELEHDFLLAPGADPSSIRIRFEGADSVRSSGDDLEIAVGGEVLVWRKPVLYQERAGARAPVTGAYRLAEDGSVGFEVGSYDPSRPLVIDPVVSYSTFIGRSGADMVTRAAVDSGGNAYLTGATNDVGFPTTPGAPVRPPGAAQPTDAFVTKFDAAGSRMVYSTRIGGSDGDTGTSIAVDAQGNVYVAGSTESKDFPTTSGVVQGQFAPPGDTSGDRWQCFVAKLNPAGTQLAYATYLGGSRRDACSGLAVDASGNAYLTGITESTNFPRSENAPQQVNRGDGDAFITKLNPTATSIVYSTLFGGTGRDLPTAIAVDSASNAYIAGGTASSLGFPATAGALQTQYGGARIGVGDAFVAKLDPTGSRLLYATYLGGLRDEAATSLAVDAAGNAYITGSTDSANFPVTAGALQPTPRIGAPGELANETFVAKLNPAGNSLVYATYLGGTKNDVATAIAVDSAGRAAIAGFTTSTDLPVTQDATQRANAGFEDVGLFQTGDAFVAQLNPQGSALEFATYLGGAASDWALGLAFDTAGSMYVAGGTASRDFPTTAGVFQPGYGGGPDIAQPLGDGFVVKLGGLSAGGQVSIASVGSAASYAAGSVAPGEIVVLQGVGIGPANLAVAAPASSGFPTTFSDTRVLFDGVAAPMLYASGAQSSCIVPYGVAGKQTVQVVLEYRGTRSAPVTVQVVAAKPALFSANSSGRGPGAILNQDYSVNSAVNPAEQGSYVQLYGTGEGETDPPGVDGRLANGVFPKPKLPVSVTIGGRAAEIAYAGAAPGAVAGLMQINAKAPQGASGNLEVIVTIGGARSQTGLTVAVK, translated from the coding sequence ATGAACTCGGTCGGAAAACGCCACCGCCTGCCGCAGGCCGCCTCGATTGCCGTCGTCGCCATCGCATCCCTCGTCCTCGTCAGCGGCAGTTTGTCCCCCGAAGAGAAGAAGTGTCTGGAAATACTCTGCCAGCCCGCCGACGTCTTCGCGAACATCTTTGCGGTCTGGTTCACCGGCGTCGATTGCAGCGCTACCAGCTCCAGCTCCGGCTCCAGCACTCCCTTCTCCTTGGAGGCCAACATCGGTCAGGCCGACCCGCGGTATGGTTACCTCGCGCGCGGACCGGGTTACTATCTTTTCCTCGATGGTCCCGAAGCCGTCTTCGATGCCCGCAATGCCGACGGAACCTCGGTCGGCGTCATTCGCATGAGCCTCGACGGCCACAAGACCCCCGAGTCGCGTGTCGAACCGCTCGACTACGTCGGGCCCATCCACTACCTCCACGGCAGCGATCCATCCCGCTGGCTCACCGGCGTTCCCCGCTACGCCGCGCTCCGCTACCACGACGTCTATCCCGGCGTCGACCTCGTCTACTACCAAAGCGCACAAGCCGACGGGCGCGGCCCCGGACCAGGAAAGAAACTCGGTGATTCCACAGCGCCCGGCGAGTCTGTTGTGCGCGAGTCTCTCAGAAGAAGCGGCGAATTGGAGCATGATTTCCTCCTCGCCCCCGGCGCGGACCCGTCCTCTATCCGCATCCGCTTCGAAGGCGCCGATTCCGTCCGTTCCTCCGGCGACGATCTCGAGATCGCCGTCGGTGGCGAAGTGCTTGTCTGGCGCAAGCCGGTCCTCTATCAGGAACGCGCCGGAGCGCGTGCCCCGGTCACCGGCGCCTACCGCCTCGCCGAAGACGGCAGCGTCGGCTTCGAGGTCGGCTCCTATGACCCATCCCGCCCACTCGTGATCGACCCCGTCGTGAGTTACTCCACCTTCATCGGACGCTCCGGCGCGGATATGGTGACTCGCGCCGCGGTCGACTCCGGCGGCAACGCCTATCTCACCGGCGCCACTAATGACGTCGGCTTCCCCACTACCCCGGGCGCGCCCGTTCGCCCGCCCGGTGCTGCCCAGCCAACAGACGCATTTGTTACCAAGTTCGACGCGGCCGGATCCCGCATGGTCTACTCCACCCGGATCGGCGGCAGCGACGGTGACACCGGTACTTCCATCGCTGTCGATGCCCAGGGCAATGTCTACGTGGCCGGAAGCACGGAGAGTAAGGATTTCCCAACCACGTCCGGTGTCGTCCAGGGCCAGTTCGCACCCCCCGGCGACACCTCCGGCGACCGCTGGCAGTGCTTCGTCGCCAAGCTGAATCCAGCCGGTACCCAACTGGCGTACGCGACCTACCTCGGCGGAAGCCGGCGCGACGCCTGTAGCGGTCTCGCCGTCGACGCCTCCGGCAATGCCTATCTCACGGGTATTACGGAGTCCACCAACTTCCCCCGCTCCGAGAATGCGCCGCAGCAGGTCAACCGCGGCGATGGCGACGCGTTCATTACCAAGCTCAACCCCACCGCCACGTCGATCGTCTACTCCACATTGTTCGGCGGAACCGGTCGCGATCTCCCGACGGCCATTGCCGTCGATAGCGCCTCGAACGCGTATATCGCCGGCGGTACGGCGAGTTCGCTCGGTTTCCCCGCCACTGCCGGTGCGCTCCAGACGCAATACGGAGGCGCCCGCATCGGCGTGGGCGATGCCTTCGTCGCCAAACTAGACCCCACCGGCTCGCGCCTCCTCTACGCCACCTACCTCGGCGGCCTTCGCGATGAAGCCGCTACCTCCCTCGCCGTCGATGCCGCCGGGAACGCCTACATTACCGGATCCACGGATTCCGCCAACTTCCCCGTTACCGCCGGCGCGCTCCAGCCCACCCCCCGCATCGGCGCCCCCGGTGAACTCGCCAACGAAACCTTCGTCGCCAAACTCAATCCCGCCGGCAACAGCCTTGTCTATGCGACTTACCTTGGCGGAACTAAGAATGACGTGGCCACTGCGATCGCCGTCGACTCCGCCGGTCGCGCCGCCATCGCCGGATTCACCACTTCCACCGATCTTCCCGTGACCCAGGACGCCACGCAGCGGGCGAACGCTGGCTTTGAAGACGTCGGCCTCTTTCAGACAGGCGACGCCTTCGTGGCCCAGCTCAATCCCCAAGGCTCAGCCCTCGAGTTCGCCACCTACCTCGGCGGCGCCGCCAGCGATTGGGCGCTCGGGCTCGCCTTCGATACCGCGGGCTCGATGTACGTCGCCGGCGGCACCGCCTCGCGCGACTTTCCCACCACGGCCGGCGTCTTCCAGCCGGGCTACGGCGGCGGCCCCGATATCGCCCAACCGCTTGGCGATGGCTTCGTCGTCAAGCTCGGCGGACTCTCGGCGGGCGGCCAGGTTTCAATCGCCAGCGTCGGCAGCGCCGCCAGTTACGCCGCCGGCTCCGTCGCACCCGGCGAAATCGTCGTGCTGCAAGGAGTCGGAATCGGGCCCGCCAACCTCGCCGTAGCCGCCCCCGCCTCCAGCGGCTTCCCCACAACTTTCTCGGATACCCGTGTCCTGTTCGACGGCGTCGCCGCCCCAATGCTCTACGCATCCGGAGCGCAGTCGAGCTGCATCGTGCCCTACGGAGTCGCCGGCAAGCAGACGGTGCAGGTTGTCCTCGAGTACCGCGGTACGCGATCGGCGCCTGTCACCGTGCAGGTGGTTGCCGCCAAGCCCGCGCTCTTCTCCGCCAACTCGTCCGGCCGCGGACCCGGCGCCATCCTCAATCAGGACTACAGCGTCAACAGCGCCGTCAACCCGGCCGAACAAGGCTCCTACGTCCAGTTGTACGGCACCGGCGAAGGCGAAACCGATCCCCCCGGGGTCGACGGCCGCCTCGCCAACGGCGTCTTCCCCAAGCCGAAGCTTCCCGTCTCGGTCACCATCGGCGGACGCGCCGCAGAAATCGCCTACGCCGGAGCCGCCCCGGGCGCCGTTGCCGGTCTCATGCAGATCAATGCGAAGGCGCCGCAAGGGGCTTCGGGTAACCTCGAAGTCATCGTCACCATAGGCGGCGCCCGCAGCCAGACCGGACTAACCGTCGCCGTTAAGTGA
- a CDS encoding EutN/CcmL family microcompartment protein, with translation MILARVVGTVVATRKDPRLEGKKLLILQPVNPQGAKDGNYVIAVDTVSAGYRELVIAVSGSSARMADGCKDTPVDTAIIGIVDNLSLDEGG, from the coding sequence ATGATCCTGGCGCGCGTAGTAGGGACGGTGGTGGCGACGCGGAAGGATCCGCGGCTGGAGGGGAAGAAACTGCTGATCCTGCAGCCGGTGAATCCGCAGGGAGCCAAGGACGGCAACTACGTGATCGCGGTGGATACGGTGAGCGCGGGGTATCGGGAACTGGTGATCGCGGTAAGCGGCAGTTCGGCGCGGATGGCCGATGGATGCAAGGACACCCCGGTGGATACGGCGATCATCGGCATCGTGGACAATCTGAGCCTGGACGAGGGCGGGTAG
- a CDS encoding EutN/CcmL family microcompartment protein, translating into MQLGRVVGRVWATMKAPGLEGQRMLVIQPVTPELEPAGKPVICTDAVGAGAGELIYWCRGKESSFPFLPAEVPTDHTIVGIIDHLHVNRAAKKGQG; encoded by the coding sequence ATGCAACTGGGCCGCGTGGTGGGGCGGGTATGGGCGACGATGAAAGCGCCGGGGCTCGAGGGCCAGCGAATGTTGGTGATTCAGCCGGTGACGCCGGAGTTGGAGCCGGCCGGGAAACCGGTGATCTGCACCGACGCCGTGGGGGCGGGCGCCGGGGAGTTGATCTACTGGTGCCGCGGGAAGGAATCGAGTTTTCCGTTCCTCCCGGCCGAGGTCCCCACCGACCACACCATCGTCGGCATCATCGACCATCTCCACGTAAATCGCGCCGCGAAGAAGGGGCAAGGCTGA
- a CDS encoding alkaline phosphatase D family protein — protein MISRRRFTCFSAAMMGIAANRTLHGQTGSLFRHGVASGDPLINRVILWTRVTPAVDEEVIPVEWTISRDASMSQIAQQGLTYTNAAFDYTVKVDVTRLDPGATYYYRFAVRGATSPIGRTKTLPLGGVSRLRLAVASCSNYPFGFFNAYRSMAERTDLDAVIHLGDYIYEYQNGQYGDGSSIGRIPDPDKETVTLADYRRRYAQYRADPDLQEAHRQNPWIIVYDDHESANDSWMDGAENHTESTEGAWAVRRAAALQAWNEWQPVREQPFLDSNIYRSFRFGNLADLTMLDTRLTGRSRQVAANSPAIADPNRSLLGPEQEGWFYKELSSSQSRGTRWRLVGQQTLMGQVLGADGTPFNPDQWDGYLASRLRFLQYLGSNAIGNVVVLTGDLHSSWGNEIAANPFGAGFAPQAVEFAGPGITSPAIEDAAQAAGLEAQLAATHPHVKYVNLLRRGYFLLDVDRERAQAEWYHARTLVERSAGMDLGRTMAVASGTNRLTAVAGASAVGRGPELAR, from the coding sequence ATGATTTCAAGACGGCGATTTACCTGCTTTTCGGCTGCGATGATGGGCATCGCCGCCAACCGGACACTCCATGGACAAACGGGATCCCTGTTCCGGCACGGGGTAGCGAGCGGCGACCCATTGATCAACCGCGTGATCCTGTGGACGCGGGTGACTCCGGCGGTGGACGAAGAAGTGATCCCGGTGGAATGGACGATTTCCCGGGACGCTTCGATGTCACAAATCGCCCAGCAGGGACTCACCTACACGAACGCGGCGTTCGACTATACGGTGAAGGTGGACGTAACGCGGTTGGACCCCGGCGCCACCTACTACTACCGGTTCGCGGTGCGGGGTGCGACATCGCCGATCGGGCGGACGAAGACACTGCCGTTGGGCGGCGTGAGCCGCCTGCGCCTGGCGGTGGCGTCGTGTTCGAACTACCCGTTCGGATTCTTCAACGCTTATCGGTCCATGGCGGAACGGACCGACCTGGACGCGGTGATCCACCTGGGCGATTACATTTACGAGTATCAAAACGGCCAGTACGGCGATGGATCGAGCATCGGGCGGATTCCCGACCCCGACAAGGAGACGGTGACGCTGGCGGACTACCGGCGGCGGTACGCGCAGTATCGCGCGGACCCGGACCTGCAGGAAGCGCATCGGCAGAACCCATGGATCATCGTGTACGACGATCACGAATCGGCGAATGATTCCTGGATGGACGGCGCGGAGAATCATACGGAATCGACGGAAGGGGCGTGGGCAGTCCGGCGGGCGGCGGCGCTACAGGCCTGGAACGAATGGCAGCCGGTGCGGGAGCAGCCGTTTCTCGATTCAAACATCTACCGTTCGTTCCGGTTCGGGAACCTGGCGGATTTGACGATGCTCGATACGCGGCTGACAGGGCGGTCACGGCAGGTGGCGGCGAACAGTCCGGCGATCGCCGATCCGAACCGGAGCCTGTTGGGTCCGGAGCAGGAAGGCTGGTTTTACAAGGAGCTTTCGTCGTCGCAATCGCGGGGGACGCGCTGGCGCCTGGTGGGTCAGCAGACGCTGATGGGCCAAGTGCTGGGAGCCGATGGAACGCCGTTCAATCCGGATCAGTGGGACGGGTATCTGGCGTCGCGGCTCCGGTTCCTGCAGTATCTCGGGAGCAACGCGATCGGGAATGTGGTGGTGTTGACGGGCGATCTGCACTCATCGTGGGGGAACGAGATCGCGGCGAATCCGTTCGGGGCGGGCTTCGCGCCGCAGGCGGTGGAGTTCGCAGGGCCGGGAATCACGTCGCCGGCGATTGAGGATGCGGCGCAGGCGGCGGGACTGGAGGCGCAGTTGGCGGCGACGCATCCGCACGTGAAGTATGTGAACCTGCTGCGCCGGGGATACTTCCTGCTGGATGTGGACCGGGAGAGGGCGCAAGCGGAGTGGTATCACGCGCGGACGCTGGTGGAGCGGTCCGCGGGGATGGATCTGGGACGGACGATGGCGGTGGCGTCAGGCACGAACCGGTTGACGGCGGTGGCCGGGGCGAGCGCGGTGGGGCGGGGGCCGGAGTTGGCGCGGTAG
- a CDS encoding EutN/CcmL family microcompartment protein: MLIGRVIGEVVSTQKHESHAGQKILLVQALNLDGTDRGNAVVALDSADAGIGDRVLLVTEGFSAMTSVGRPNSPIDMAVIGVIDSVELV, translated from the coding sequence ATGCTGATCGGGCGGGTGATCGGCGAAGTAGTCTCCACGCAGAAGCACGAGAGCCACGCGGGGCAGAAGATTCTGCTGGTGCAGGCGCTGAACCTGGACGGGACGGACCGGGGCAACGCGGTGGTGGCGCTCGATTCGGCGGACGCGGGGATCGGCGACCGGGTGCTGCTGGTGACCGAGGGGTTTTCGGCGATGACGAGCGTGGGGCGGCCGAACTCTCCGATCGATATGGCGGTGATCGGGGTGATTGACTCCGTCGAGCTGGTTTAA